The Saccharothrix variisporea genome has a segment encoding these proteins:
- a CDS encoding histone deacetylase: MELYWHDACLEHDTGTGLWELPGDWAWLDTPEPHPENAARLRTFRHALAHGPVAPHLTWREGRFATQEELTRVHTPEYIAALHKACGGTERVLLETNTVVGPGSWDAIRAAAGTALAAYESVAAGRTRLAYALVRPPGHHAQRSLPDGYCLVNNAALVAETARRAGRRVAVLDWDVHHGNGTQDVFQDTEDVLTVSIHMRHGPWGANHVQTGGPEESGPANLNVELSLGAGDTAYRRALDEVALPAVEAFGADFLVCASGFDGSAFDPNGRHNLTAAGYRDIGRRAAGLGLPTVLTQEGGYLRGYAALCLHALVEGLVGVGPLLDDPLAYVPDDTQLVDRDLARATGPAVRDPA; this comes from the coding sequence GTGGAGTTGTACTGGCACGACGCCTGCCTGGAGCACGACACCGGCACCGGCCTGTGGGAGCTGCCCGGCGACTGGGCCTGGCTCGACACCCCCGAGCCGCACCCGGAGAACGCCGCCCGGCTGCGCACGTTCCGGCACGCCCTCGCCCACGGCCCGGTCGCACCGCACCTGACGTGGCGTGAAGGCCGGTTCGCGACGCAAGAAGAACTGACGCGCGTCCACACGCCCGAGTACATCGCCGCACTGCACAAGGCGTGCGGCGGCACCGAAAGGGTGCTGCTGGAGACCAACACCGTCGTCGGCCCCGGCTCGTGGGACGCCATCCGCGCCGCCGCCGGCACGGCCCTCGCCGCGTACGAGTCCGTCGCGGCCGGCCGGACCCGCCTGGCCTACGCCCTGGTCCGCCCGCCCGGCCACCACGCCCAGCGGTCCCTGCCGGACGGGTACTGCCTGGTCAACAACGCGGCCCTGGTCGCCGAGACCGCCCGCCGGGCGGGTCGGCGGGTCGCGGTCCTGGACTGGGACGTCCACCACGGCAACGGCACCCAGGACGTCTTCCAGGACACCGAAGACGTCCTGACGGTGTCCATCCACATGCGCCACGGCCCGTGGGGTGCGAACCACGTCCAGACCGGCGGTCCCGAGGAGAGCGGACCGGCCAACCTCAACGTCGAACTGTCCCTGGGCGCGGGCGACACCGCCTACCGCCGGGCCCTGGACGAGGTGGCGCTGCCCGCGGTCGAGGCGTTCGGCGCGGACTTCCTGGTGTGCGCGTCCGGCTTCGACGGCTCGGCGTTCGACCCCAACGGCCGGCACAACCTCACCGCCGCCGGGTACCGCGACATCGGCCGGCGCGCGGCGGGGCTGGGCCTGCCGACCGTGCTCACCCAGGAGGGCGGCTACCTGCGCGGGTACGCCGCCCTGTGCCTGCACGCCCTGGTGGAAGGGCTGGTGGGGGTCGGCCCGCTGCTCGACGACCCCCTCGCCTACGTGCCCGACGACACCCAGCTGGTCGACCGGGATCTCGCCCGGGCTACCGGCCCAGCGGTCCGCGACCCAGCTTGA
- a CDS encoding chorismate mutase: protein MNSTDTAPAQDAQDIDALRQEIDHLDAELLRLVKRRVEVSRTIGAARMAAGGTRIVHNREIDVINRYKELGPEGRDLAMILLKLGRGPLGR, encoded by the coding sequence ATGAACAGCACGGACACGGCTCCCGCGCAGGACGCCCAGGACATCGACGCCCTGCGGCAGGAGATCGACCACCTCGACGCCGAGCTGCTGCGCCTGGTCAAGCGGCGGGTCGAGGTCTCCCGCACGATCGGCGCGGCGCGCATGGCGGCGGGCGGCACCCGGATCGTGCACAACCGGGAGATCGACGTCATCAACCGCTACAAGGAACTGGGCCCCGAGGGCCGCGACCTGGCGATGATCCTGCTCAAGCTGGGTCGCGGACCGCTGGGCCGGTAG
- the pcrA gene encoding DNA helicase PcrA: MSALFDLPASPPASRPSRLLDDLNPAQRRAVEHAGSPLLVVAGAGSGKTRVLTRRIAYLLAERNVHPGQVMAITFTNKAAAEMKERVADLVGARARSMWVSTFHSMCVRVMRRDAKTLGLSSNFSIYDADDTRRLITLVARDLDLDPKRYPARTLAVHISNLKNELIGVETAKEQASNDLERRVAEVYESYQRRLSTSNSLDFDDLIMRTVELLQNHPDVAEHYRRRFRHVLVDEYQDTNHAQYTLVRELVGTGQDGIEPGELCVVGDADQSIYAFRGATIRNIVEFERDYPQATTILLEQNYRSTQNILTAANAVISRNPNRRDKRLWSDLGEGEKIVGYVADNEHDEAAFVAREIDRLVDSGEANNGEIAVFYRTNNQSRVFEEIFIRLGLPYRVVGGVRFYERREVRDALAYLRTLANPDDTVSLRRILNVPKRGIGERAEACVALYAEQERISFVQALRAAVEGRVPMLNPRSRNAIAGFVELLDELAVMVDRGDDVADVLEAVLDRTAYRAELEASEDPQDHTRVENLNELVTVAREFTELGSATQVPAEDEGLPAEGSLAAFLERVSLVADADSVPDAESDGVVTLMTLHTAKGLEYPVVFCTGWEDGVFPHMRALADPVELAEERRLAYVGITRAQERLYLSRALVRSAWGQPSANPASRFLDEIPADLVEWKRVEPKRSAPSTATTWGSRRSDGPSRPAPTNTAWKDTPALKLDVGDRVSHDKYGLGSVIAVDGSGPRATATIDFGTAGKVRLMLIGGVPLVKL; this comes from the coding sequence ATGAGCGCCTTGTTCGACTTGCCTGCAAGTCCCCCCGCATCCCGGCCCTCCCGCCTGCTGGACGACCTCAACCCGGCGCAGCGCCGCGCGGTCGAGCACGCCGGGTCGCCGCTGCTGGTCGTCGCGGGCGCGGGGTCGGGCAAGACCCGCGTGCTCACCCGCCGGATCGCCTACCTGCTGGCCGAGCGGAACGTGCACCCCGGCCAGGTCATGGCCATCACGTTCACCAACAAGGCCGCCGCGGAGATGAAGGAGCGCGTCGCCGACCTGGTCGGTGCCCGCGCCCGGTCGATGTGGGTGTCCACGTTCCACTCGATGTGCGTGCGGGTCATGCGCCGCGACGCCAAGACGCTGGGCCTGTCGTCCAACTTCTCCATCTACGACGCCGACGACACCCGCCGCCTGATCACCCTGGTGGCGCGCGACCTCGACCTGGACCCGAAGCGCTACCCGGCCCGCACGCTCGCCGTCCACATCTCGAACCTCAAGAACGAGCTGATCGGCGTCGAGACGGCCAAGGAGCAGGCGTCCAACGACCTGGAGCGCCGGGTCGCCGAGGTCTACGAGAGCTACCAGCGGCGGCTGTCCACGTCGAACTCGCTGGACTTCGACGACCTGATCATGCGCACGGTCGAGCTGCTGCAGAACCACCCGGACGTGGCCGAGCACTACCGCCGCCGCTTCCGGCACGTGCTGGTCGACGAGTACCAGGACACCAACCACGCCCAGTACACGCTGGTCCGCGAGCTGGTCGGCACCGGCCAGGACGGGATCGAGCCCGGCGAGCTGTGCGTGGTGGGCGACGCCGACCAGTCGATCTACGCCTTCCGCGGCGCGACCATCCGCAACATCGTGGAGTTCGAGCGCGACTACCCGCAGGCCACGACCATCCTGCTGGAGCAGAACTACCGGTCCACGCAGAACATCCTGACCGCCGCCAACGCGGTCATCTCGCGCAACCCCAACCGCCGCGACAAGCGGCTGTGGAGCGACCTGGGCGAGGGCGAGAAGATCGTCGGCTACGTGGCCGACAACGAGCACGACGAGGCCGCGTTCGTGGCCCGCGAGATCGACCGGCTGGTGGACTCCGGCGAGGCGAACAACGGCGAGATCGCCGTGTTCTACCGGACCAACAACCAGTCCCGCGTGTTCGAGGAGATCTTCATCCGGCTGGGGCTGCCCTACCGGGTGGTCGGCGGCGTCCGGTTCTACGAGCGGCGCGAGGTGCGGGACGCGTTGGCGTACCTGCGGACGCTGGCCAACCCGGACGACACGGTGTCGTTGCGGCGGATCCTGAACGTGCCCAAGCGCGGCATCGGCGAGCGCGCCGAGGCGTGCGTGGCCCTGTACGCGGAGCAGGAGCGGATCAGCTTCGTGCAGGCGCTGCGGGCGGCCGTCGAGGGCCGGGTGCCGATGCTGAACCCGCGTTCCCGCAACGCGATCGCGGGTTTCGTGGAGCTGCTGGACGAGCTGGCCGTCATGGTGGACCGCGGCGACGACGTGGCCGACGTCCTGGAGGCCGTGCTGGACCGGACGGCGTACCGGGCGGAGCTGGAGGCCAGCGAGGACCCGCAGGACCACACCCGCGTGGAGAACCTGAACGAGCTGGTGACCGTGGCGCGGGAGTTCACCGAGCTGGGGTCGGCCACCCAGGTGCCCGCCGAGGACGAGGGCCTGCCCGCGGAGGGTTCGCTTGCGGCGTTCCTGGAGCGGGTGTCGCTGGTGGCGGACGCGGACTCGGTGCCGGACGCGGAGTCCGACGGCGTGGTCACGCTGATGACCCTGCACACCGCGAAGGGCCTGGAGTACCCGGTCGTGTTCTGCACCGGCTGGGAGGACGGCGTGTTCCCGCACATGCGGGCGCTGGCCGACCCGGTCGAGCTGGCCGAGGAGCGGCGGCTGGCGTACGTCGGCATCACGCGGGCGCAGGAGCGGCTGTACCTGTCGCGGGCGCTGGTGCGCTCGGCGTGGGGGCAGCCGTCGGCCAACCCGGCGTCGCGGTTCCTGGACGAGATCCCGGCCGACCTGGTCGAGTGGAAGCGCGTGGAGCCCAAGCGCTCGGCCCCGTCCACGGCGACGACGTGGGGCAGCCGGCGTTCGGACGGCCCGTCCCGTCCCGCGCCCACCAACACGGCGTGGAAGGACACCCCCGCGCTGAAGCTGGACGTGGGCGACCGGGTGAGCCACGACAAGTACGGCCTCGGCAGCGTGATCGCGGTCGACGGCTCCGGCCCGCGCGCGACGGCGACGATCGACTTCGGCACCGCCGGCAAGGTCCGGCTGATGCTCATCGGCGGCGTGCCGCTGGTGAAGCTGTAG
- a CDS encoding M23 family metallopeptidase: MLEEATERLAVRPVASHRLPPPPSALRGRIVVAAVAVGAFAAAGAGQTLHALGSSDSSNDEVTPLASTADGAAAFGVGGQGHAGSPHVIPAAKVADPAAEAQKLAKSAQIAADREAAEQEAQRPKFARPAAGEFTSGFGGRWGQMHYGIDIAGPIGTPILAAADGVVIEAGPASGFGLWVKVEHADGTVTVYGHVDTYSVEKGQRVQAGEQIARMGNRGFSTGPHLHFEVWNPDGLKINPLSWLNSKGISV, translated from the coding sequence GTGCTCGAAGAGGCGACCGAACGCCTCGCCGTGCGCCCCGTGGCGTCCCACCGGCTCCCGCCGCCCCCGTCGGCGCTGCGCGGCCGGATCGTGGTCGCCGCCGTCGCGGTCGGCGCGTTCGCCGCCGCCGGCGCCGGTCAGACGCTGCACGCCCTGGGTTCGTCGGACTCGTCGAACGACGAGGTCACCCCGCTCGCGAGCACCGCGGACGGCGCCGCCGCCTTCGGCGTCGGCGGCCAGGGCCACGCGGGCTCCCCCCACGTCATCCCGGCTGCGAAGGTCGCCGACCCGGCGGCCGAGGCGCAGAAGCTCGCGAAGAGCGCCCAGATCGCCGCCGACCGCGAGGCCGCCGAGCAGGAGGCCCAGCGCCCCAAGTTCGCCCGGCCCGCCGCCGGCGAGTTCACCTCCGGCTTCGGCGGTCGGTGGGGTCAGATGCACTACGGCATCGACATCGCGGGCCCCATCGGCACCCCGATCCTGGCGGCAGCGGACGGCGTCGTCATCGAGGCGGGTCCGGCCAGCGGCTTCGGCCTGTGGGTGAAGGTCGAGCACGCGGACGGCACGGTCACGGTGTACGGGCACGTCGACACGTACTCGGTCGAGAAGGGCCAGCGCGTCCAGGCCGGCGAGCAGATCGCCCGCATGGGCAACCGCGGCTTCTCCACGGGCCCGCACCTGCACTTCGAGGTGTGGAACCCGGACGGCCTGAAGATCAACCCGCTGAGCTGGCTCAACTCCAAGGGCATCAGCGTCTGA
- a CDS encoding esterase/lipase family protein, whose amino-acid sequence MGDVQRWARSLADRVGTGLNGAVEAGAATGRELLDGALGVARAALSPGGVRGAVVEAAWLASRAAMYPWGVVEEQLRPEGHLRHYRTDELPPRTRGLVVSAMEAAGTPIVLVHGIGDNRSAFAVLSGALRRRGFGVVHAVNYSVLTALTGDVRRSAALLGEHVERICEQTGSERVHVVGHSLGGLIARYYVQRLHGDKRVQTLVTLGTPHGGTLSAYLFPTALTRQLRPGSDLLSELAEPSRPCRTRFVVVWSEMDQVVIPQRNARLEHPSLLVEEHRIRDSGHLSLPVDRRVIRAVVTAITRSYDGVSHDIVPVREGFGGGGVT is encoded by the coding sequence ATGGGTGATGTTCAGCGGTGGGCCAGGTCACTGGCCGACCGGGTGGGCACCGGGCTGAACGGCGCGGTGGAGGCCGGCGCCGCGACCGGCCGGGAGCTGCTCGACGGCGCGCTCGGCGTGGCGCGGGCGGCTCTTTCCCCTGGTGGCGTGCGGGGTGCCGTGGTGGAGGCGGCCTGGCTGGCGTCCCGCGCGGCGATGTACCCGTGGGGTGTCGTCGAGGAGCAGCTGCGGCCCGAGGGGCACCTCCGGCACTACCGAACGGATGAATTGCCCCCGCGCACCCGTGGGCTGGTGGTTTCGGCGATGGAGGCGGCGGGCACCCCGATCGTGCTGGTGCACGGGATCGGGGACAACAGGTCCGCCTTCGCGGTGCTGTCGGGGGCACTGCGGAGGCGGGGCTTCGGGGTTGTGCACGCGGTGAACTACAGCGTGCTGACGGCGTTGACGGGGGATGTCCGCCGGTCGGCCGCGCTGCTGGGCGAGCACGTCGAGCGGATCTGCGAGCAGACGGGGTCGGAGCGGGTCCACGTGGTCGGGCACTCGCTCGGCGGGTTGATCGCCCGGTACTACGTGCAGCGCCTGCACGGGGACAAGCGGGTCCAGACGCTGGTGACCCTCGGGACCCCGCACGGCGGGACGCTCTCGGCCTACCTGTTCCCCACGGCCCTGACCAGGCAGTTGCGTCCCGGTTCGGACCTTTTGTCCGAGTTGGCGGAGCCCTCGCGACCGTGCCGGACGCGGTTCGTCGTGGTGTGGAGCGAGATGGACCAGGTCGTCATCCCACAGCGGAACGCCCGGTTGGAGCACCCGTCGTTGCTCGTCGAGGAGCACCGGATACGTGATTCAGGTCACCTGTCCCTCCCGGTTGACAGGCGGGTCATACGGGCGGTGGTGACCGCAATCACTCGATCGTATGACGGCGTGTCGCACGACATCGTGCCTGTACGTGAGGGGTTTGGCGGCGGCGGGGTGACCTAG
- the sucC gene encoding ADP-forming succinate--CoA ligase subunit beta codes for MDLYEYQAKDLFAAHDVPVLPGDVASTPAEAKAIAERFGQTVVVKAQVKTGGRGKAGGVKLAETPDATAEKAEAILGLDIKGHVVHRVLVTPASDIAEEYYFSFLLDRANRTFLAMASVEGGMDIEEVAATKPEALAKVPVDAIKGVDRAKADEIVAAAKFPAEVADQVADVIVKLWETFVAEDATLVEVNPLVRDPEGKIVALDGKVTLDENASFRHPAHEALVDKQAEDPLEAKAKEKGLNYVKLDGQVGIIGNGAGLVMSTLDVVAYAGEKHKGVKPANFLDIGGGASAEVMANGLDIILHDPDVRSVFVNVFGGITACDAVANGIVKALEILGDEASKPLVVRLDGNNVEEGRRILAEANHPLVTVVDTMDNAADKAAELAAAGV; via the coding sequence GTGGACCTGTACGAGTACCAGGCGAAGGACCTCTTCGCCGCCCACGATGTCCCGGTGCTGCCGGGCGACGTGGCGAGCACCCCCGCCGAGGCCAAGGCGATCGCCGAGCGCTTCGGCCAGACCGTCGTCGTCAAGGCCCAGGTCAAGACGGGTGGCCGGGGCAAGGCGGGCGGCGTCAAGCTCGCCGAGACCCCGGACGCGACCGCCGAGAAGGCCGAGGCGATCCTGGGCCTGGACATCAAGGGTCACGTCGTTCACCGCGTGCTGGTGACCCCCGCGTCCGACATCGCCGAGGAGTACTACTTCTCCTTCCTGCTCGACCGGGCCAACCGCACCTTCCTCGCGATGGCGTCCGTCGAGGGCGGCATGGACATCGAAGAGGTGGCCGCCACCAAGCCCGAGGCCCTGGCCAAGGTGCCCGTGGACGCGATCAAGGGCGTGGACCGCGCGAAGGCCGACGAGATCGTCGCCGCCGCGAAGTTCCCCGCCGAGGTGGCCGACCAGGTCGCCGACGTGATCGTGAAGCTGTGGGAGACCTTCGTCGCCGAGGACGCGACGCTGGTCGAGGTCAACCCGCTGGTGCGCGACCCCGAGGGCAAGATCGTCGCCCTCGACGGCAAGGTCACCCTGGACGAGAACGCGTCGTTCCGGCACCCGGCCCACGAGGCGCTGGTCGACAAGCAGGCCGAGGACCCGCTGGAGGCCAAGGCCAAGGAGAAGGGCCTGAACTACGTCAAGCTCGACGGTCAGGTCGGCATCATCGGCAACGGCGCCGGTCTGGTCATGTCCACGCTGGACGTCGTGGCCTACGCGGGCGAGAAGCACAAGGGCGTGAAGCCCGCGAACTTCCTGGACATCGGTGGCGGCGCGTCCGCCGAGGTGATGGCCAACGGGCTGGACATCATCCTGCACGACCCGGACGTGCGCAGCGTCTTCGTGAACGTCTTCGGCGGCATCACCGCCTGCGACGCGGTGGCCAACGGCATCGTCAAGGCCCTGGAGATCCTGGGCGACGAGGCCTCCAAGCCGCTGGTCGTCCGCCTCGACGGCAACAACGTGGAGGAGGGCCGCCGGATTCTCGCCGAGGCCAACCACCCGCTGGTGACCGTTGTCGACACCATGGACAACGCGGCCGACAAGGCCGCCGAACTCGCGGCTGCGGGGGTCTGA
- the sucD gene encoding succinate--CoA ligase subunit alpha, protein MAIFITKDSKVIVQGMTGAEGTKHTKRMLASGTNIVGGVNPRKAGEKVDFDGNVLPVFGTVAEAMEATGADVTVIFVPPAFAKAAVIEAIDAGIELAVVITEGIPVHDTAAFWAHAVATGNKTRIIGPNCPGLISPGQSNAGIIPANISGAGKIGLVSKSGTLTYQMMYELRDFGFSTAIGIGGDPIIGTTHIDALAAFEADPETAAIVMIGEIGGDAEERAAAYIKENVTKPVVGYVAGFTAPEGKTMGHAGAIVSGSAGTAQAKKEALEAAGVKVGKTPSETAALMREIMQSIG, encoded by the coding sequence ATGGCTATCTTCATCACCAAGGACAGCAAGGTCATCGTCCAGGGCATGACCGGCGCCGAGGGCACCAAGCACACCAAGCGGATGCTGGCGTCCGGCACCAACATCGTCGGCGGCGTGAACCCGCGCAAGGCCGGCGAGAAGGTCGACTTCGACGGCAACGTGCTGCCGGTGTTCGGCACCGTCGCCGAGGCGATGGAGGCCACCGGCGCGGACGTGACCGTGATCTTCGTGCCGCCGGCGTTCGCCAAGGCCGCCGTGATCGAGGCGATCGACGCGGGCATCGAGCTGGCCGTCGTGATCACCGAGGGCATCCCGGTGCACGACACCGCCGCGTTCTGGGCGCACGCCGTCGCCACCGGCAACAAGACCCGGATCATCGGCCCGAACTGCCCCGGCCTGATCAGCCCCGGCCAGTCCAACGCGGGCATCATCCCGGCCAACATCTCCGGCGCGGGCAAGATCGGCCTGGTGTCCAAGTCGGGCACGCTGACCTACCAGATGATGTACGAGCTGCGCGACTTCGGCTTCTCCACCGCCATCGGCATCGGCGGCGACCCGATCATCGGCACCACCCACATCGACGCGCTGGCGGCCTTCGAGGCCGACCCGGAGACCGCGGCGATCGTGATGATCGGCGAGATCGGCGGCGACGCCGAGGAGCGGGCCGCGGCCTACATCAAGGAGAACGTCACCAAGCCGGTCGTCGGCTACGTGGCGGGCTTCACCGCGCCCGAGGGCAAGACCATGGGCCACGCGGGCGCGATCGTGTCCGGCTCCGCCGGCACCGCGCAGGCGAAGAAGGAAGCCCTGGAGGCCGCGGGCGTGAAGGTCGGCAAGACGCCGTCCGAGACCGCCGCCCTCATGCGGGAGATCATGCAGTCGATCGGCTGA